A window of the Cucurbita pepo subsp. pepo cultivar mu-cu-16 chromosome LG01, ASM280686v2, whole genome shotgun sequence genome harbors these coding sequences:
- the LOC111800126 gene encoding beta-glucuronosyltransferase GlcAT14B-like has translation MGSLNLERKWMFPLVISSLICIFLLVTFFNMGLVSSLYTINSFFAIFPARMTMNYTSGVFAETKFVQPPPPAGPTIPRFAYLISGSKGDLEKLWRILKALYHPLNHYVVHLDLESPVEERLELAFRVGNESLFVEVNNVFMISKANMVTYRGPTMVANTLHACAILLKRSKDWDWFINLSASDYPLVTQDDLLYTFMNLDRNLNFLEHTSQLGWKEDKRAMPLIVDPGLYLRTKSDIFGVNPSRTLPTAFKLFTGSAWMVLSRAFVEYMIWGWDNLPRTLLMYYSNFVSSPEGYFHTVICNVPEFADTAVNHDLHYISWDTPPKQHPHILSINDTEKIMRSNAAFARKFRQDDAVLDKIDRELLGRNKGDLTPGGWCGGQPKCSTVGDPMKLKPGEGAQRLHRLIARLVLAAKSGENQCK, from the exons ATGGGGTCCTTGAACTTGGAGAGGAAATGGATGTTTCCTCTTGTGATAAGCTCATTGATatgcatttttcttcttgttacCTTCTTCAACATGGGTCTCGTCTCTTCGCTTTACACGATCAATTCGTTTTTCGCTATCTTTCCCGCTCGAATGACTATGAACTACACGAGTGGTGTTTTTGCTGAAACAAAGTTTGTTCAACCTCCACCTCCGGCTGGACCAACCATCCCTCGTTTCGCTTATTTGATTTCCGGGTCGAAAGGCGATTTGGAAAAGCTATGGAGAATTCTTAAAGCATTATATCACCCTTTGAATCATTATGTTGTTCATTTGGATCTCGAATCACCTGTAGAGGAGCGATTGGAATTGGCATTCCGAGTCGGAAACGAATCGCTTTTTGTTGAAGTTAATAATGTTTTCATGATCAGCAAAGCCAATATGGTTACTTACAGAGGACCTACCATGGTTGCTAATACTCTCCATGCTTGTGCCATTCTTCTTAAGAGGAGTAAGGATTGGGATTGGTTTATCAACCTCAGTGCTTCTGATTATCCTCTTGTCACTCAAGATG ATCTTCTTTATACGTTCATGAATTTAGATCGAAACCTCAATTTTCTCGAGCATACGAGCCAGTTGGGGTGGAAAGA GGATAAACGAGCAATGCCGTTGATCGTTGATCCCGGTCTATATTTGAGGACCAAATCCGACATTTTTGGTGTCAATCCATCACGAACATTGCCAACAGCGTTCAAGTTGTTTACTG GTTCGGCATGGATGGTTCTATCTCGTGCATTTGTGGAGTATATGATTTGGGGTTGGGACAATCTTCCAAGGACACTTCTAATGTACTACAGTAATTTCGTGTCGTCCCCGGAAGGTTATTTTCACACCGTGATCTGCAACGTACCGGAGTTCGCCGATACGGCGGTGAACCACGACTTACACTACATATCATGGGACACTCCGCCGAAACAGCATCCACACATACTTAGTATCAACGACACAGAGAAGATAATGAGGAGCAATGCGGCGTTTGCTCGGAAGTTCAGACAAGACGACGCGGTGTTGGATAAGATCGACAGGGAGTTGCTTGGTCGGAACAAAGGAGATTTGACGCCTGGTGGTTGGTGCGGAGGGCAGCCCAAGTGTTCGACGGTGGGGGATCCGATGAAACTGAAGCCAGGGGAAGGAGCTCAACGGCTTCACCGTCTCATAGCTAGACTTGTTTTGGCAGCTAAGTCCGGGGAAAACCAGTGTAAATGA